The following proteins are encoded in a genomic region of Chaetodon auriga isolate fChaAug3 chromosome 8, fChaAug3.hap1, whole genome shotgun sequence:
- the cspg5a gene encoding chondroitin sulfate proteoglycan 5 isoform X8 — protein sequence MQGKEASFCTGCWRLTLLSCVLALHLIPLSVHGNVVGTNATEPDSAANMTSLPNEEEGPVKVNEISFSASPATISTVTLRAGRIPRAGEEEEQSSGMFGETVVPAVEEVGVAAPPQLSPDSAETEHLLPGNPRGPEVMEGEEEEDDEEERLPHTDPPWIHTKDTAVFDLDHLFTTTAPPSVPATNPSNPDILHVDFFDPSSRGRSLDLAPPSPSSLAHELQGGDPTSWAMPDNYDYLTPYEDGVSPTADEYTYSTTTDAYESDEDLRITAGSPARSRPRVPGSGSFIPGAALPGAGGPVPNVPVAAPPAASPVDGSDGMGGCRVGYQMVNGSCRSPCDMLPNYCFNGGQCYLLEGMGVFCRCNVQDYIWHKGARCESVVTEFQVMCLAVGASALVVLLLFMIVVCFAKKLHVLKTENKKLRKRSKYRPTSEQHNDNFSLSTIAEGSHPNKTMSRYTWECKTKEESDCEFHADGRTEGPYPVTMEVTYPHVLPEVTI from the exons gaaaCGTCGTCGGGACCAATGCGACTGAGCCGGACAGCGCGGCCAACATGACCTCCCTGCCTAACGAGGAGGAGGGGCCCGTCAAGGTCAACGAGATCAGTTTCTCGGCAAGTCCCGCCACGATCAGCACTGTGACCCTGAGGGCGGGCCGGATCCCGCGTGccggtgaggaagaggagcagagcagcggCATGTTCGGGGAGACGGTGGTTCCTGCGGTGGAGGAAGTGGGCGTGGCAGCCCCGCCTCAGCTCAGTCCTGATTCTGCTGAGACGGAGCACCTGTTGCCTGGAAACCCACGCGGGCCTGAAGTCATGGAgggcgaagaggaggaggatgatgaggaagagcGTCTGCCACACACTGACCCGCCTTGGATTCACACCAAggacacagctgtgtttgatCTGGATCACCTTTTCACCACCACCGCCCCGCCCTCCGTTCCCGCCACCAACCCTTCTAACCCCGACATCCTCCATGTGGACTTCTTCGACCCTTCCTCTCGTGGGCGCAGCCTTGACCTggcccctccctctccttcatcaCTGGCCCATGAGCTGCAGGGTGGTGACCCGACCTCCTGGGCCATGCCAGACAACTATGACTACCTCACACCCTACGAGGATGGCGTGTCCCCCACTGCTGATGAGTACACCTACAGCACCACGACTGACGCCTACGAGAGCGATGAAGACCTCCGGATCACCGCTGGGTCTCCAGCTCGCTCCAGGCCCCGGGTCCCAGGGTCTGGCTCCTTCATCCCTGGAGCGGCACTTCCTGGCGCCGGAGGTCCGGTACCAAACGTCCCTGTGGCTGCCCCTCCAGCGGCCTCGCCAGTGGACGGCTCAGACGGGATGGGTGGATGCCGTGTGGGCTACCAGATGGTGAACGGAAGTTGCCGCTCGCCCTGCGACATGCTGCCCAACTACTGCTTCAACGGGGGACAGTGCTACCTGCTGGAGGGCATGGGAGTCTTCTGCAG ATGTAACGTCCAGGATTACATCTGGCACAAGGGCGCTCGCTGCGAGTCGGTGGTGACCGAGTTCCAGGTGATGTGTCTGGCCGTGGGCGCCTCGGCTCTGGtggtcctgctgctcttcatgaTCGTCGTCTGCTTCGCCAAGAAGCTCCACGTGCTCAAGACCGAGAACAAGAAGCTGCGAAAGCGCAG TAAGTACCGGCCTACATCGGAGCAGCACAATGATAATTTCTCGCTGTCCACCATCGCTGAGGGCTCCCACCCAAAT AAAACCATGAGCAGATACACCTGGGAGTGTAAGACCAAAGAGGAGTCCGACTGTGAG tttcACGCTGACGGGAGGACAGAGGGCCCCTATCCTGTAACCATGGAAGTGACGTATCCACACGTCCTGCCTGAAGTTACTATCTAG